Genomic window (Fibrobacter sp.):
AGACTGGCGAGGTTTGGAGGCTGGGATACATCACTTGCTCTTTCCGATGTTGAATCCTGCGCATTTACCCGGGTATTTTCTCCACTTATTGAACAGGACACCTGTGTCTTTTACACCGGTTCATCGGTTGCTCCCGGAGGATATGCCTGGATTTTTCCCAGGGGAGCAGGCGAAGCGAATGTCGGGCTTGGAATTATAGGATCGAGAAGTGAGGCTGGCCTTGCTGTAAAAAAACTAAAGGAATTTATAGACAGGGAATTTCCCGGCATGCGGTTCGGAGAGATTCACAGCGGAGGGGTGCCTGTTAAAAAATGGGTTCGCCCGCTTGCTAAAGATGGGATCATGCTTGTGGGTGATGCGGCCAGGCAGGTCAATTGTATCAGCGGGGCAGGAATCGGCTATGCGCTTTTCGCGGGTAAGCTCTGTGGAAGAATAGCCGGAGAAGCTGTCAAAGGAGATATGATCGATTATGATCATCTGAGGGAGTATGAGAAGATCTGGAAAAAAACGTATGGAAAGCAGCAGAATCGTTCTTTTGCTCTCAAGGAGTTTGTGATAAATCATGCTGACGACCGGTTTCTAGACAGAGTTGCGAATGCACTCTGCAAAGAAAAACCTGAAAAGATGAACTACATGAGGGTATTTGCAAGAGCCTTTGCACATAATCCGATCCTGCTTTTCAAAGCCTTCAAGCTTTTCGGGTAAGCGCCTTTTACATTTTTAAAATCCCGGTGCTGCTGCTCCTTTCTTCAGGCACATCTCCGGGATTTATAAATATTTCCTGCTTTTTGTGTCCTAAACATTAATTGACTGGTGTTCCGACATCTGGGTCATTATCGGAATCGGAGTTGAAAACTTTGCATGATGCAGTGTGGACATACTTTCTATACCAATGCTGATTTTGACTCTGTTTCAGTTAAGGCTTTGTGTATAATAGATTATCACATACAGAGATTAACCAGACAGTTCGAATTGAATCTATATTAGTAGTTAAATGTGAATTGATCAAACCGGAGCTGTTGCTCCGTTCGTGAAGGGATACCCGCAGGAGAGAACTGGAATAGAAAATTCATCATTGTATGCCGCGAAAACTCTTTATCTGTTCAGTCGCAGTATTCATAAACCTCTGCCCTCATCTGTTGAGTGCCGATTCTTTTATTGGAATTAATCCTTTTTCAATAAATGTGTCTGATAGTACAGCATATACAGATCTACACAAAGCCTTATTTAAGCGATTACAGTATGAACTGCTCCCCTACGGTATAAAACCCGCTCTCATGGATGAGTTAAAAGGACAGGAGTGCGTAGCGATTGTGGGGGGAAGAATCGAAGAGATATCAGGGACTCCTGTGATCAATTTTCATCTATCCAGCAC
Coding sequences:
- a CDS encoding NAD(P)/FAD-dependent oxidoreductase, yielding MAEKFDIAVIGAGPAGSMAAWSAALTGRRVCLLERKENAGVPVRCGEGIGAKGLAVSVKVKPEWIKSTVTKSVMVSPSGIKVKIANVDESYILDRERMDGDLVKEAVSAGVKYFNTFPVLSICRRKNGYECSGPSRSVTASIVILADGVESRLARFGGWDTSLALSDVESCAFTRVFSPLIEQDTCVFYTGSSVAPGGYAWIFPRGAGEANVGLGIIGSRSEAGLAVKKLKEFIDREFPGMRFGEIHSGGVPVKKWVRPLAKDGIMLVGDAARQVNCISGAGIGYALFAGKLCGRIAGEAVKGDMIDYDHLREYEKIWKKTYGKQQNRSFALKEFVINHADDRFLDRVANALCKEKPEKMNYMRVFARAFAHNPILLFKAFKLFG